The sequence TCGAGCAATATCAGATCGTACTCGAACTGGAACCCGAGAAAGCCGCCACGCATCGCAACAATCTGGCCTACGCGCTGATCAGCGCCGGCCGCACGACCGAGGCCATCGCCCAATACGAAGCGGCGCTCCGCGCTGACCCCGAATCGGCCGAAGCGCACAACAACCTGGCCTTCGCACTTTTGAGTACGCGGCGCCCCAAGGAAGCAGTCGCGCACTATCGCAAAGTCGTCGAGCTGAAGCCGGATTACGCCGAAGGGCATCTAGGCCTCGGCATGGCCCTGGTGGCATCCGGGGTGCAGGAGGAAGCCCTCTCTGAGTTCGAGCGCACGGTGCAACTACAGCCGGATTCGATCGCCGGCCACTCGCGGTTGGCAGAAACGCGCGCCGCGCTTGATCAGCCGGCCGCCGCGGTTCGCGCGGCCGAGCGCGCGATCGAATTGGCGCGCGCTCAAGGCCAACCGGAGACGGCGCGAGCGATCGAAAGCTGGCTCAAAGCCTACCAGTCAAGTGCGCCGGCGCGCTGACATGGAGACGTCGTAGCCGCGCGCGTCGACGCCGGTCCACGGCAAGCCCACCAAGCGCGGCGCCCATGGCGGCGAGGGCGAAGGCCGATGGTTCCGGAACGAGATGGTTGGCGAGGAAATCAATGTTGTGCTGCAGTAATGTCTCGTTGCCGAATTGCATGTTGAAGACATTTGTATCCAATTCGTGGCCGATCCCGACACCTTCATAGAATTCGTGGTACACCCCGACCGCGGTGAGCTGGTTCGACACGGCCAGGTCTCCGTCGAAGGGGACCTGCGTGTCGGCATTGCCGTGAAACATGAACGCCGGTGGGGCACCGGCATGAATGACCCCTTGGGTGCCATACATGCTTCCCAGGAAGTCGAGAACTACATTCGGCGTCGTATGGGCGGGCAGATCGTTGTAGCCAACCAACTCGGCCGTGATCCCTCCGGCCGACGCGCCGCCGATGCCGATGCGGTTCGGGTCGACGCCGTACGTCGCTGCATTGCTGCGCAGCCAGTTCATGGCCGTTTCGGCGTCCTGCACCGCCGCGTTAATGGCATTTCCTCCCAGTTGCAAATCCGGAAAGCTGTCATAGCCCGGCGGTGGAGGCGTGAAATTATCCGCGGGCCCCGGTGACGAATTCGGAGGCAGGTCGGCGTACAGGCGATAATCTATCGAGACGACAACATAACCCAGCGACGCATATTGTTCGGCCAGCGGAGCCATGTCGGCTTTATCACCCGAGACGAATCCGCCGCCATGCACGAGTACGATGGCCGGTGTTGCCGCCGGTAGCGGCGTCGATACCTGCATCGGCCGATACACATCTAACAGCAAATTCTCGCTACTCGCGCCATTCTGCACGAGCCCCTGCCCGTACGTGACGTCCGGGATGGTCTGCACGCCGAACAGCGGATCGTGATACAAGGTTGCCGCGTCCAGCCGCGCGACAACGACAGAGAGCAAGCAAAGCGTAAGCGCCACACGATGCATGAATGTTTCCTCCGCGAAGCGAGGCGGAAGCGCCTCGTTCAGATGGCAATAGGGTCAACGCAAAATCCAAATCGGAACTAGCGCTGATCCATTAGCTTAAAAACCGTGCCGCGGAGGAAAGAAAGGGCAGCAGATCCACGATCGATCGGCCGCATCAGTCGCGCGCCTCGAGCATCGCGGCCAATACGTACTCGCCCAGGCGACGCCAACGATACCGTACGGCCCGCCAACGAGCAAGCACAAAATCGCTTCAGTGCGTCGACCGGCTAGACCGGACCGACGAGGGTGCGGTAAAAAAAGTCGTGTTCGACATTTGAAGAACGTCGTCCTCAGCATGGCAGTTCCCGGTTATGAATGGACAAAAAGACGTACCTGACCCAGCCGTGGTCCTCGATTTGCTCGAAGCCTTTCGCCGGTCGAAAGTCATGTTCGCTGCCGTCTCACTGGGCCTCTTCGACGCGATCGAGGCCGGCGCGCACACCGTCGACGACCTTGCGCAAAAGCTGCGCGCGGATGCCAGTGCTCTCGCGCGGCTTCTAGACGCCTGCGTCGGTCTCGCGTTGCTCAACCGCACGGACTCTCAATACGAAAACACGCCCGCCGCCAGCGCTTATCTGACGTCGCATAGCCCGCGCCGCATGACCGGTTACATCGGCTACTCGAATGCCGTGATGTGGAAGCTGTGGGCCCACCTGGAAGACGCCGTGCGCGAGGGGGGCCATCGCTGGAAGCAGGCTTACGGCTGGGAAGGGCCGATCTTTTCGCATTTCTTCCGAACCGAGGAAGCGAAGCGCGAATTCCTGATGGGCATGCACGGCTTCGGCGTCATCAGCTCGCCGCAAGTCGTGGCCGCATTCGACCTGGGGCGCTACCGTCACTTGTGCGATCTGGGTGGCGCTACCGGCCACCTGGCGATCGCGGCCTGCGAGCGTTATCCAAATCTGCGCGCCACGGTGTTCGATCTGCCGGAAGCAGCGTCCCTGGCGCGCGAAATCGTGTCCGAATCTTCGGTGCCTGATCGCATCGCAATGGCCTCGGGAGATTTCTTCGCCGACGCGCTCCCCGAGGCAGACCTCTTTGCGCTGGGCCGGATTCTGCACGATTGGAGCGAGGATAAAATCCTCAAGCTGCTGATGCGCATTTTCGACCGGCTGCCGTCGGGCGGGGCTCTGCTGATCGCCGAGAAGTTACTGGCCGAAGACAAACGCGGCCCCCGCTGGGCCCAGATGCAGGATTTGAACATGCTCACCTGCACCGAGGGCCGAGAACGCACGCTTGCCGAGTACACGGCCCTGCTGCGGCAAGTGGGCTTTAGCGAAGTGGCGGGGCGGGTCACCCCGTCGCCGCTGGACGCCGTGCTGGCGAAAAAACCCTAGGAAAAGGGACACGGCGCAGCTCACAAGCGACAAAAGACTTGAACGCGGCCGCGCGGTGTGTTCAGATATTTGTTAAGGCCGCGTTCGGGTCAACGTCTGTCTGGCGAAGCTGGTCGCCGGCACGGCCCGCCGGGGCGCCTCACGGGGCGTTTCCGTGCTCGCGCCCGCCCCCCTGCCCCACCGTCACGCCAACCGCTGTCCCTTGCCTGCGGGTGCGAACGGTTCGCTCCCGTCGCCTTCGACCGCACGTAACCCTTTGGGCCGGATCCCGCCTGACGTGAAACCACCCGCAAGATTCAATCGTTGGCTCCTCCTTCTGGCGACTCTCCTCGTCATGATTCACCACGCGCCGTCGCTGGCCCGAGGTGCCGACGCGCCCCAATACAACCGCGACGTTCGTCCGATCCTGGCGAATCACTGTTTCAAATGTCATGGGCCGGACGAACAGGCCCGGCAAGCGGGGTTGCGGTTGGACCAGCGCGAGGCGGCCCTGGCAGCGGCCGATTCCGGCGGCGTAGCCATCGTGCCGGGCAAGCCTGACGAGAGCGAGCTGGTGCGCCGCATTTGCGCTACCGACCCCGATCAACGGATGCCGCCGGCAGCCGCCAATAAGCCGCTCTCCAGCGAACAGCGCGAGATCCTGTGCGCCTGGATCGCGGCCGGAGCGACCTACGAATCACACTGGGCCTTCGTGCCGCCGGTACAGGCGCCGCTGCCCGCAGTGCAGCGAAAGGGCTGGCCGCGGAACGCGATCGATCATTTCGTTCTCGCGCGGCTCGAAGCGGCCGGATTAAACCCGGCGCCGGAAGCCGACAAATACACGCTTGCTCGTCGGCTGTACCTCGATCTTGTCGGGCTCCCGCCGGCGCCTGACGAGGTTGATGCCTTCGTCTACGACTCTTCGCCGCAGGCCTATGAAGCACTCGTCGATCGGCTGCTCGCGTCGCCCCATTACGGCGAGCGCTGGGCGCGGCGCTGGCTCGATCTGGCGCGTTATGCCGACACCAACGGCTACGAAAAAGATCGTCAGCGCTCGATCTGGCCGTATCGCGATTGGGTGATCAATGCCCTCAACGCCGACATGCCCTTTGATCAGTTCACGATTCGTCAGTTGGCCGGCGACCTGCTGCCCGAGGCGACGCTCGATGATCGCATCGCCACCGGTTTCCATCGCAACACGATGCTCAACGAAGAGGGGGGCATCGATCCGCTCGAATTCCGCTTCTATGCGATGGTCGATCGCGTCAACACCACAGGCACGGTGTGGCTCGGCCTGACCATCGGCTGCGCTCAATGCCATACGCACAAATACGATCCAATTCCGCATGCCGATTACTACCGGCTGATGGCGTTTCTGAACAATGCCGACGAGCCGGAGATGGACGTCGTGCAGCCCGCGATCGCCGAACAGCGATCGCGGTTCGCGGCACAAATCGCCGCGGCCGAGGCCGATTTGCCGAACCGTTTTCCGCCCGAGGGAGAATTTCGATGGCATCAGGGATCGGTCGCCCGTTTCGACTCGTCCGGCGGTGCGACAGGCGAAATTCTCGCGGACGGCTCGATCCTCGTTTCCGGCACCGCCCCGGAGCAAGACACGTACACCATCGAAATCGATTGCGAGGCAGGGGAGGTCTCGGCGCTGCGCCTCGAGGCCATCGCCGATGACCGATTGCCCAAACATGGCCCCGGCCGCACGGCGCACGGCAATTTCGTGGTTTCCGAAGTCAGCGTGACCGCAAGCGCGACCAATGTGCCGGCGGGCGACGCCACCGCGGTAAAGCTCGCCAGCGCGAGCGCCGATTTCTCGCAAGACGGCTTTCCGATCGACCGCGCCATCGACGGCGACTCGAAAACCGGCTGGGCCATCCACGGCCCCGATCCCTGGAACGTCACGCGCACCGCCCTGTTTCGTTTTGATCAGCCACGCGCTGCCAACGGCACTACCCGATGGACGGTCCGCCTGGAACAGAACCACGGTGAGCGTCACACGCTAGGACGTTTCAAGATCCAGCTCGGCGAACCGCTGCACGATGATCGGCCCGAAAGCGTGCGCCGCCAGGAGCATTTGCAGCGTAAATTCAATGAGTGGGTGACCGCCGAGTCGGCCTCCATCGGACATTGGACGATGCTACGACCGGTCACCGCCCAGAGCGACGTGCCGACGCTATCGATCCTGCCCGATGGCTCGGTCCTATCGAGCGGCGACCAGACCAAGCGCGACGTGTTTCGCGTGTCTCTGGCCAACGACCTGCCGCGCGTGACGGCACTTCGAATCGAGGTGATGCCCGACGATAGCCTGCCAAGGCGTGGGCCGGGGCGCATTGCGTATGAAGGGCCCTTCGGCGATTTCTTTCTGAGCGAAGTCACGATCCAGGCTGCCGGCTCCGCGGCCAAGATCCGCGACGCCAACCAATCGTTCGCTGCGGGCAACGCCACCGCGGCGATGGCCATCGATGGCGACCCACAGACGGGCTGGTCGATCCATGGCGGACAAGGCACCGCCCACACGGCCGTCTTCCAACTGGATCAACCTTTGACCGACGCGAAGATGATCGACCTGGAACTGCTGTTCGAGAAGTATTACGCGGCGAACCTGGGGAGGTTTCGCATTTGGGTCACGGGCGATGAGCAACCCGCGGCGGCGCGGGCTCTGCCGACCGACATCGAGGCGCTGTTGCTCGTGGCCCCCGCCGAACGAACGGCCGAGCAGCGAGCCCGGCTGCTCGGTCATTATGTCTCGATAGCGCCGGAGCTGGCGGGCGAACGCGACACGATTCGCAAGCAGCGCGAGCAGATGCCCGCCTTCCCGACGACGCTTGTCTGGCGTGAACGTCCTTCAACGAATCCGCGCCGCACGTTCCTCCATAAGCGCGGCGAATTCCTGCAGCCTGCCGAGCCCGTTGCCGCCGAGCTGCCCACGTTGTTCGCCGCCCTGCCCGCGGATAAGGCGCATGATCGGCTCGCACTTGCCCGCTGGTTGGTCAGCGAACATAACCCACTGGCCGCGCGGGTGACGGTGAACCGGCATTGGGCAACGCTCTTCGGGCGAGGGCTGGTCAAGACGACCGAGGATTTCGGTTATCAGGGCGAATCGCCCACTCATCCTGAGCTGCTCGACTGGCTGGCCGTGGAGTTCATGCGCGACGGCTGGTCAGTGAAGCGATTGCACAAGCTGATCGTCACGAGCGCCACGTATCGACAGTCGTCGGAGGCGCCGGCGCGGGCCGCCGAAATCGACCCGACCAACAAGCTGCTCGCGCACAGCCCGCGAGTGCGTCTCGACGCGGAGCTGGTGCGCGACGTCGCGCTCGGCGTCAGTGGTTTGCTGTCGAAAAAAATCGGCGGTCCCAGCGTATTTCCGCCACAGCCGCCGGGCGTTAGTGCCGAAGGAGCCT comes from Pirellulales bacterium and encodes:
- a CDS encoding alpha/beta hydrolase — translated: MHRVALTLCLLSVVVARLDAATLYHDPLFGVQTIPDVTYGQGLVQNGASSENLLLDVYRPMQVSTPLPAATPAIVLVHGGGFVSGDKADMAPLAEQYASLGYVVVSIDYRLYADLPPNSSPGPADNFTPPPPGYDSFPDLQLGGNAINAAVQDAETAMNWLRSNAATYGVDPNRIGIGGASAGGITAELVGYNDLPAHTTPNVVLDFLGSMYGTQGVIHAGAPPAFMFHGNADTQVPFDGDLAVSNQLTAVGVYHEFYEGVGIGHELDTNVFNMQFGNETLLQHNIDFLANHLVPEPSAFALAAMGAALGGLAVDRRRRARLRRLHVSAPAHLTGRL
- a CDS encoding class I SAM-dependent methyltransferase, which produces MNGQKDVPDPAVVLDLLEAFRRSKVMFAAVSLGLFDAIEAGAHTVDDLAQKLRADASALARLLDACVGLALLNRTDSQYENTPAASAYLTSHSPRRMTGYIGYSNAVMWKLWAHLEDAVREGGHRWKQAYGWEGPIFSHFFRTEEAKREFLMGMHGFGVISSPQVVAAFDLGRYRHLCDLGGATGHLAIAACERYPNLRATVFDLPEAASLAREIVSESSVPDRIAMASGDFFADALPEADLFALGRILHDWSEDKILKLLMRIFDRLPSGGALLIAEKLLAEDKRGPRWAQMQDLNMLTCTEGRERTLAEYTALLRQVGFSEVAGRVTPSPLDAVLAKKP
- a CDS encoding PSD1 and planctomycete cytochrome C domain-containing protein; the protein is MIHHAPSLARGADAPQYNRDVRPILANHCFKCHGPDEQARQAGLRLDQREAALAAADSGGVAIVPGKPDESELVRRICATDPDQRMPPAAANKPLSSEQREILCAWIAAGATYESHWAFVPPVQAPLPAVQRKGWPRNAIDHFVLARLEAAGLNPAPEADKYTLARRLYLDLVGLPPAPDEVDAFVYDSSPQAYEALVDRLLASPHYGERWARRWLDLARYADTNGYEKDRQRSIWPYRDWVINALNADMPFDQFTIRQLAGDLLPEATLDDRIATGFHRNTMLNEEGGIDPLEFRFYAMVDRVNTTGTVWLGLTIGCAQCHTHKYDPIPHADYYRLMAFLNNADEPEMDVVQPAIAEQRSRFAAQIAAAEADLPNRFPPEGEFRWHQGSVARFDSSGGATGEILADGSILVSGTAPEQDTYTIEIDCEAGEVSALRLEAIADDRLPKHGPGRTAHGNFVVSEVSVTASATNVPAGDATAVKLASASADFSQDGFPIDRAIDGDSKTGWAIHGPDPWNVTRTALFRFDQPRAANGTTRWTVRLEQNHGERHTLGRFKIQLGEPLHDDRPESVRRQEHLQRKFNEWVTAESASIGHWTMLRPVTAQSDVPTLSILPDGSVLSSGDQTKRDVFRVSLANDLPRVTALRIEVMPDDSLPRRGPGRIAYEGPFGDFFLSEVTIQAAGSAAKIRDANQSFAAGNATAAMAIDGDPQTGWSIHGGQGTAHTAVFQLDQPLTDAKMIDLELLFEKYYAANLGRFRIWVTGDEQPAAARALPTDIEALLLVAPAERTAEQRARLLGHYVSIAPELAGERDTIRKQREQMPAFPTTLVWRERPSTNPRRTFLHKRGEFLQPAEPVAAELPTLFAALPADKAHDRLALARWLVSEHNPLAARVTVNRHWATLFGRGLVKTTEDFGYQGESPTHPELLDWLAVEFMRDGWSVKRLHKLIVTSATYRQSSEAPARAAEIDPTNKLLAHSPRVRLDAELVRDVALGVSGLLSKKIGGPSVFPPQPPGVSAEGAYGALNWTVSQGEDRYRRGLYTFMKRTAPYAMFSAFDAPSGEACLARREVSNTPLQSLTMLNDTVFVEASQALGSRLAAEQEPVTDRAVELFRRCVSRPPRPAELDLLVAFYTTHRDRLAKGELDAKAIAGTGEGDAVERAAWTLTARAVLNLDETITKE